One window from the genome of Pedobacter schmidteae encodes:
- a CDS encoding helix-turn-helix domain-containing protein, whose amino-acid sequence MPAKKTNDNVADNLEDLKRLGARIKALRIKAGFTNYEYFAYKHEISRSQFGRYERGEDLRYSSLLKVIRAFGITVEEFFGEGFD is encoded by the coding sequence ATGCCTGCTAAGAAAACTAATGATAATGTTGCCGATAATCTCGAAGATCTGAAGCGTCTTGGCGCGCGTATCAAAGCGCTTAGGATTAAAGCAGGTTTTACCAATTATGAGTATTTTGCTTACAAGCATGAGATCTCCCGATCTCAGTTTGGAAGGTATGAAAGGGGAGAGGACTTAAGGTACTCTAGTTTATTGAAAGTGATCCGTGCGTTCGGGATTACTGTTGAAGAATTCTTTGGCGAGGGATTTGATTAA
- a CDS encoding RNA-directed DNA polymerase: MGFTYDEVLEAYIKLKSYIYYDSSNLYMRQRLAIFETNLPNDLDIMSERGLFQKFATAYDVKFDPEEKLELYEKKLMIFTEALNSHHENPSYFNYYLSDISAKLLPKKIKDIHEHSKIITNKRTAEEYQIERSLVFIDAPIEIHLISVLWILKHGVDLDSKLSNNCFGNRLILNHERTAVVQGSGLFKPYQKQYQKWRDGSVDVARSHLESGNNVLMLNLDIKDFFHSVRIPAEKLNIPPFNINSKRDSLQSKNSLVAIFCRIHEQFTELIANDYKAPYDFGSEVMDEEGNVHHYILPIGLLSSFVLANDYLIDFDQRIAKKSKPVYYGRYVDDILMVIVNPVIPSEEARDNIKALNFSFPEYRNKLEKMVYNDAYEHLAQDDYEELSDLEQIVLENFYPVLLLIDKPGFLKPNDTSHIKVAPKEERLFKLNDYKRLYCQSDKTLLYYFDKDESSLVIDKLKRDLEEKSSEFRNYEDAEDEQDFEESAYHLLYDGTEGKIRTLKDYKEDKFGLTVYLSKKIFNALRRADKLSDEDAEKVVRFFRGKNTLTLYSLWERVFVYLLVNNKATAYVKFYLSCVKSILALNPKSSVDIDTDDYQENVLEFLHISHELALSLDPTFLSRSKEANRLFTFSVNTFKPEHPYFEKIELDPEESNSFVERYRRSNLIRHHFAAQPLITYTDEYKTDKNFTEIKLDF; encoded by the coding sequence ATGGGTTTTACATACGACGAAGTTCTCGAAGCATACATTAAGCTAAAAAGTTACATTTATTACGATTCTTCAAATCTTTATATGCGGCAACGGCTTGCCATATTTGAGACCAACCTTCCGAATGATTTGGATATCATGTCAGAAAGGGGACTTTTTCAAAAGTTTGCTACTGCCTACGATGTGAAATTTGATCCGGAGGAAAAGTTAGAATTATACGAGAAAAAGCTGATGATTTTTACCGAGGCTTTGAATTCACATCATGAGAATCCGTCTTATTTTAACTATTACCTGTCTGATATTTCAGCGAAACTTCTTCCTAAAAAAATCAAGGATATTCATGAACACTCAAAGATTATAACAAACAAGCGTACTGCTGAAGAATACCAGATTGAACGTTCTCTCGTATTTATTGATGCGCCAATTGAAATTCATTTGATATCAGTACTCTGGATTTTAAAACATGGGGTTGACCTTGACAGTAAGCTTTCAAACAACTGTTTTGGAAATCGTTTAATATTGAATCATGAAAGAACTGCGGTAGTGCAGGGTTCCGGGTTGTTTAAGCCTTACCAAAAACAATATCAGAAATGGCGGGATGGATCGGTAGACGTAGCACGCAGTCATCTGGAATCTGGAAATAATGTGCTAATGCTGAATCTTGACATCAAGGATTTCTTTCATTCGGTAAGAATTCCAGCCGAGAAGTTAAATATTCCTCCTTTCAACATCAATAGTAAAAGAGACTCGTTACAGTCAAAGAATAGCCTAGTTGCTATCTTTTGTAGGATACATGAACAGTTTACGGAACTTATTGCGAATGATTACAAAGCTCCGTATGATTTTGGTTCTGAAGTGATGGATGAAGAAGGAAATGTTCACCATTACATTCTACCTATCGGTCTGCTGTCTTCTTTCGTATTGGCGAACGATTATTTGATTGACTTTGATCAAAGGATAGCGAAGAAGTCTAAACCTGTCTATTATGGTCGTTATGTAGATGATATTCTGATGGTTATCGTTAATCCGGTAATTCCATCAGAAGAAGCCCGAGATAATATTAAGGCACTAAATTTCAGTTTTCCTGAATATAGAAATAAGCTGGAGAAGATGGTGTATAACGACGCATATGAACATCTAGCTCAAGATGATTATGAGGAATTGTCTGATCTGGAACAGATTGTACTGGAAAATTTTTATCCAGTATTGTTGCTTATAGATAAACCAGGGTTTCTCAAACCAAATGATACGAGCCATATTAAGGTTGCCCCTAAAGAAGAAAGGTTATTTAAGCTAAATGATTACAAGCGGCTTTACTGCCAGAGTGACAAAACCTTGCTGTATTATTTCGATAAGGATGAATCTTCGTTAGTTATCGATAAACTCAAACGTGACCTTGAAGAAAAATCCAGTGAATTCCGTAATTATGAGGATGCTGAAGATGAACAGGATTTTGAGGAAAGCGCCTATCATTTGCTTTATGACGGAACAGAAGGTAAAATCAGAACCTTAAAGGATTACAAAGAAGATAAATTTGGGTTGACTGTCTATCTGTCGAAGAAGATATTCAACGCCCTACGGAGAGCTGATAAATTATCGGATGAAGATGCGGAAAAAGTGGTGCGTTTCTTCCGAGGAAAGAATACCCTTACTTTATATAGCCTTTGGGAACGTGTGTTTGTCTATCTTCTGGTTAATAATAAAGCGACTGCCTATGTTAAGTTCTATTTGAGTTGTGTAAAGTCTATTTTGGCCTTAAACCCAAAAAGTAGTGTTGACATTGACACAGACGACTATCAGGAAAACGTACTTGAATTTTTGCACATTTCTCACGAGCTCGCTTTGTCTTTAGACCCAACTTTTTTGTCAAGGTCTAAGGAAGCAAATCGTTTGTTTACGTTCTCCGTCAATACATTTAAGCCTGAGCATCCGTATTTTGAAAAGATCGAATTGGATCCTGAGGAAAGTAATTCCTTTGTTGAGCGTTATAGAAGATCAAATCTCATCCGGCACCATTTTGCTGCGCAACCCCTGATCACCTACACCGATGAGTATAAAACAGATAAAAATTTCACCGAGATAAAGCTAGATTTCTAA
- a CDS encoding redoxin domain-containing protein encodes MKQHLIILLLVCATTFQLRAQDDDMLPQIGKPCPDFMLKDLKNYPKKIVSLKDFAGKWLVLDFWTAGCASCIASFPKLNELQKQYQDKVQFILVGKDDRHIRPLYSSIVKRYQLQLAAAFDTVIFKQFDIGAVPHLIIVDPQGVVRAVTLNITKAHLDDFINGKNPQLPVTYGIKQSAMAKKQQVKRDIPLLIQGNGGNDSAFVYRSVLLPWKRSMGQMIAFHFTNDLIHNNRYRTVGSNLEMLYQMAYGDTVSTEPYMVHNNYGKFARKSVLEIADSSAFDHDWATGEGVYAYELILNKNFKRSTDDFRRMMRNDLENYFQFEVKVENRMMPYWRLEANKDAVSRLKTKGGKSVTDYKKDRVDLVNTPVSGLINAIWYADPYGPPVVDCTGINGNIDIHYNAISIDFEDIKRALLQKGLSLVKDRKIMEVVVVRDRVK; translated from the coding sequence ATGAAACAACACCTAATTATTTTACTGCTGGTTTGTGCTACAACATTCCAGCTTCGTGCACAGGACGATGATATGTTGCCACAAATAGGCAAGCCATGTCCGGATTTCATGTTAAAAGATTTAAAAAATTATCCGAAAAAAATTGTCTCTTTAAAGGATTTTGCGGGCAAGTGGCTGGTGCTTGATTTTTGGACCGCAGGTTGCGCATCCTGCATAGCCAGCTTTCCTAAATTAAATGAATTGCAAAAGCAGTATCAGGACAAAGTACAGTTCATTCTGGTAGGTAAAGACGACAGGCACATCAGGCCACTTTACAGCAGTATAGTAAAACGATATCAGCTCCAACTGGCAGCAGCCTTCGATACGGTAATTTTTAAACAATTTGATATTGGCGCGGTTCCTCACCTCATCATAGTCGATCCGCAAGGTGTGGTCAGAGCGGTAACACTGAACATTACAAAAGCCCATCTGGATGATTTTATAAATGGTAAAAACCCTCAATTACCCGTCACTTACGGAATAAAACAAAGTGCGATGGCCAAAAAACAGCAGGTGAAGAGAGATATCCCCTTATTAATTCAGGGCAATGGAGGCAATGATAGTGCATTTGTATACCGGTCTGTTTTATTGCCATGGAAAAGAAGCATGGGACAGATGATAGCCTTTCATTTTACAAATGACCTGATACACAATAACCGATACCGCACGGTAGGTTCCAATCTTGAAATGCTTTATCAGATGGCTTATGGCGATACAGTAAGTACGGAGCCTTATATGGTTCATAATAATTACGGAAAGTTCGCCAGAAAATCGGTTCTGGAAATTGCCGATTCAAGTGCTTTTGACCACGACTGGGCCACCGGAGAAGGAGTTTATGCCTACGAACTGATCTTGAACAAAAATTTTAAAAGAAGCACAGATGACTTTAGAAGGATGATGAGGAACGATCTGGAAAACTATTTTCAGTTTGAGGTTAAAGTAGAAAACAGGATGATGCCGTATTGGAGATTGGAGGCTAATAAAGATGCAGTATCGCGCTTAAAAACCAAAGGAGGAAAGTCTGTAACAGATTACAAAAAAGACAGGGTTGATTTAGTTAACACGCCTGTTTCAGGTCTCATTAATGCCATCTGGTATGCCGACCCTTATGGTCCGCCGGTAGTGGATTGTACAGGAATTAACGGTAACATAGACATTCATTACAACGCCATTAGTATCGACTTTGAAGATATTAAACGTGCATTGTTACAAAAGGGACTGAGCCTGGTTAAAGACCGTAAAATAATGGAAGTGGTAGTAGTACGGGATCGGGTAAAATAA
- a CDS encoding DUF6520 family protein, which produces MTRHILTFALLATVAVGGAFASNASSEKKLASDYLTLGSVTCMPIPETDCIIGAPNPCLAAGSVYDITTPTGCTNLKGRF; this is translated from the coding sequence ATGACAAGACACATTTTAACGTTCGCATTACTGGCTACAGTAGCAGTAGGCGGCGCATTTGCAAGTAACGCTAGTTCAGAAAAAAAATTAGCCAGCGATTATTTAACCCTCGGTAGTGTCACCTGTATGCCTATCCCTGAAACGGACTGTATTATAGGTGCTCCAAATCCTTGTTTGGCAGCTGGAAGTGTTTATGACATCACCACGCCAACTGGTTGTACAAACTTGAAAGGTCGTTTTTGA
- a CDS encoding histone H1 yields MEKFQKVKELVAQVEAEATKFYENGNGAAGTRVRKAMQDLKVLAQEIRTEVTEKKNSAK; encoded by the coding sequence ATGGAAAAATTCCAAAAAGTGAAGGAACTGGTAGCGCAGGTAGAAGCAGAAGCCACTAAGTTCTATGAGAACGGTAACGGTGCTGCCGGAACGCGTGTTCGTAAAGCTATGCAGGATTTGAAGGTATTGGCCCAGGAGATCCGTACTGAGGTGACTGAAAAGAAAAACAGCGCTAAATAA
- a CDS encoding helix-turn-helix domain-containing protein — protein MSEAQETLNFSERALWELLKRNNIPKYRDGKYTYVLKSDLNKFSNQKD, from the coding sequence ATGTCGGAGGCTCAAGAGACGCTTAATTTTTCTGAGAGGGCGTTGTGGGAGCTGCTAAAGCGGAATAATATCCCTAAATATCGAGACGGTAAGTACACTTACGTTTTGAAGTCTGATCTAAATAAATTTTCTAACCAAAAAGATTAG
- a CDS encoding MauE/DoxX family redox-associated membrane protein: protein MSAKTKSIIIQLSCYLFFLLFLYAAANKLMDLQKFSVQLGQSPLLTDYANFITWFIPAIEILISLFLINKRTLLFGLYGSFGLMLMFTVYIFFILNFAERIPCSCGGILEKMGWTEHLIFNIFFVLLALLAIILQTKSDDIELKSDRGLRYFIAIKAGDAENL, encoded by the coding sequence ATGTCAGCTAAGACAAAAAGCATAATAATTCAATTGAGTTGTTATTTGTTTTTTCTATTGTTTTTATACGCTGCGGCAAATAAGCTGATGGACTTACAGAAATTCAGCGTTCAGTTGGGGCAATCGCCGTTGTTGACTGATTACGCGAACTTTATTACCTGGTTTATTCCAGCGATAGAAATTCTTATCTCCTTGTTTTTGATCAATAAGAGAACGCTGCTTTTTGGGCTTTATGGCTCATTTGGCTTGATGTTGATGTTTACCGTTTACATATTCTTCATCCTGAATTTTGCTGAAAGAATACCATGCTCGTGTGGTGGAATACTGGAAAAGATGGGATGGACAGAACACCTGATATTCAATATCTTTTTTGTGCTGCTGGCACTGTTGGCTATCATTCTCCAAACAAAATCCGACGATATAGAACTAAAGTCCGATAGGGGGCTAAGATATTTTATTGCAATAAAAGCAGGAGATGCCGAAAACCTGTAA
- a CDS encoding RagB/SusD family nutrient uptake outer membrane protein: MKRIQIKKPPFKWSISSAFFSLIVLTVLHGSCNKFLDIDVPQTQLSSASVFLTNNNATAATVGLYAKMMSYGNAFGQNATTFMGLSADELISIGENDFYNNQLTPTSASEFMWRDYYQLIYNCNAIIEGLDQSEKVSAALKKQLKGEALVVRSLFHFYLLNMFGNIPYLSTTDYNHNNQVSGMPTAQVFEHLIIDLNEAKTLLTDAYPTAGKVRPNKATAQAILARVYLYHQDWELAEREATEVLNSPAGYDLSDVNEVFLANSKEAIWQLMPVEPGYNTWEGFNFILKAEPGTQALNELFVAAFDPTDKRLANWVGKYTGTRDWYFPFKYKVATSGSITEFYTVLRLGEQYLIRAEARARLSKLIGPGGAASDLNRIRLRAGLNDTEAITKEDFLMAIAQERRFELFCEQGHRWFDLKRTNSADAVLAPLKAPNWQPTDVLYPIPKSELQKNRNLTQNPGY; the protein is encoded by the coding sequence ATGAAACGAATACAAATCAAAAAACCTCCATTCAAATGGTCTATATCAAGTGCATTCTTTTCTCTAATTGTATTAACGGTACTTCATGGTTCCTGTAATAAATTCTTAGATATAGATGTACCTCAAACCCAGCTTTCCTCGGCATCCGTTTTTTTAACAAACAACAATGCAACAGCAGCTACAGTTGGCCTGTATGCCAAAATGATGAGCTATGGCAACGCTTTTGGTCAGAATGCGACCACCTTTATGGGCTTATCGGCAGATGAATTGATCAGTATAGGCGAAAATGATTTTTACAACAATCAACTGACACCAACCAGCGCTTCCGAATTTATGTGGAGAGACTATTATCAGCTCATATACAATTGCAACGCAATTATTGAAGGACTTGACCAATCGGAAAAGGTTTCTGCTGCATTAAAAAAACAGTTGAAAGGCGAAGCCCTTGTGGTAAGGTCTCTATTCCACTTTTACCTGTTAAATATGTTTGGCAACATTCCCTACCTAAGCACAACTGACTATAACCACAATAATCAGGTATCAGGAATGCCAACTGCTCAGGTTTTTGAACACCTGATTATTGATTTAAACGAAGCCAAAACCCTGCTTACTGATGCCTATCCAACCGCAGGAAAGGTACGTCCAAACAAGGCCACTGCACAGGCAATATTGGCTCGTGTGTATTTATACCATCAGGACTGGGAACTGGCAGAACGGGAAGCCACCGAAGTACTCAACAGCCCTGCCGGATATGATTTATCAGATGTAAATGAGGTGTTCCTGGCCAATAGTAAGGAAGCCATATGGCAATTGATGCCTGTAGAACCTGGGTACAATACCTGGGAAGGTTTCAACTTTATTTTGAAAGCAGAGCCTGGCACGCAAGCCTTAAATGAACTGTTTGTAGCGGCCTTTGATCCTACGGATAAAAGGCTGGCAAATTGGGTTGGTAAATACACAGGAACCAGGGACTGGTATTTTCCTTTTAAATATAAGGTGGCCACAAGCGGAAGCATTACCGAATTCTATACCGTTTTACGTTTGGGAGAACAATACCTCATTCGCGCAGAGGCAAGAGCCAGGCTAAGTAAACTTATAGGGCCTGGTGGCGCCGCTTCAGATTTGAACCGCATAAGGTTACGGGCAGGCTTAAATGATACGGAAGCTATAACAAAAGAAGATTTTTTAATGGCTATAGCACAGGAAAGAAGATTTGAGCTTTTTTGTGAACAGGGACATCGATGGTTTGATTTAAAACGGACAAACAGTGCCGACGCTGTACTTGCGCCACTAAAAGCACCAAACTGGCAACCCACCGATGTGCTATACCCCATCCCAAAATCAGAACTTCAAAAAAACAGGAACCTTACGCAAAACCCCGGCTACTAA
- a CDS encoding TfoX/Sxy family protein, whose protein sequence is MKRIINEQVSDQVRELLVNEPDVEEKTMFSGHCFLVNGKMCVCVNQEDLLCRIGRDRVVEELEKGIARQMVMNGRASKDFVYVALADINGGRELAYWINLCLLFNPQAKATKKKKG, encoded by the coding sequence ATGAAAAGAATAATCAATGAACAGGTGTCGGATCAGGTGAGGGAACTGTTGGTCAATGAGCCTGATGTCGAAGAAAAGACGATGTTCAGTGGGCACTGCTTCCTGGTTAATGGTAAGATGTGCGTTTGTGTAAATCAGGAAGATCTGCTTTGTAGGATTGGCCGCGACCGGGTGGTAGAAGAGCTGGAAAAAGGCATTGCACGGCAAATGGTGATGAACGGGCGCGCGAGCAAGGATTTCGTATATGTAGCATTAGCCGATATCAACGGAGGCAGGGAACTTGCTTACTGGATTAACCTGTGCCTCTTGTTTAATCCTCAGGCTAAAGCGACTAAGAAAAAGAAAGGATAG
- a CDS encoding SusC/RagA family TonB-linked outer membrane protein — protein sequence MKRTIQTIAMAALCLFFEAQAQQPTRPPLKNQAIIGKVISASTGEALPGAIIKITNTNQTVLSNNEGEFILSLSNGNYSLSVYYLSHKPKTVTLQVPLNHELIIALQNDDNELQEVEINAGYYTVKDKERTGSISRVTAETISKQPINNPLQALQGRMPGVIVSQQNGLAGGAFQVQIRGRNSIANGNDPLYIINGVPFISESLNSSAASVLQGKGSPLSSFNPSDIESIEVLKDADATAIYGSKGANGVILITTKAGTSGSTKANINVYSGVSTVTRKLSLLNTPQYLEMRKEAFANDQRIPTVQNARDLMVWDQTRYTNWEEELIGGTAYINNAQLTLSGGNENTSFLFSSGYCRSTTVFPGNFSDTKISGSLNLNHSAPNQKFKINITANYNTERNRLPLTDITSYTLFMPPNTPEIYTTDENFNWGPTNATFSNPYALLTGTYEVKTNNLIGNAILSYQVTPNLMLKTSLGYHTIQLEDIRANPQTAISPTSFMLPNANIGDRKQQSFIAEPTISYHTALFKGKLNMLLGATVQQRTDEGKTLIATYNDDTFLGIPSAASSITASSPISSRYKYLGIFGRINYNWQGKYLFNLTMRRDGSSRFGINSRFANFGAIGTAWVFSNEQFAKDLNWLSFGKLRASYGSTGNDQIPDYGYLDTWLPQYYPYQNVVGLSPARLANPNYSWEVNRKKEIALDLGFFNDRLMLSVAYYNSHSSSQLVGYPLAYTTGFSSIQANFPALVQNTSTEISINSINFQRKSFKWSTGLNITIPASKLLSYPDLAASSYTYFYKIGYSMSMQSYLHYTGVNKETGTYAFQDVNENGNDTDDPDDYLFLKDTRQKIYGGLNNTFTYKNLEMSFFVSFVKQQGRNYFYGNAFMPGTQSNQASFILNRWQPSNTDARYMKFSSANQAAAYSYYRNSDAAISDASYIRLQNVSLSYALSEKWVKKMKLSNCRLYVQGQNLLTLTNYLGRDPESQSIYALPPLKTITAGLQITF from the coding sequence ATGAAAAGAACGATACAAACTATCGCCATGGCCGCGCTTTGCTTATTTTTTGAAGCCCAGGCACAACAACCCACCAGGCCACCATTAAAAAATCAAGCCATCATAGGTAAGGTCATCTCCGCATCAACCGGCGAAGCACTCCCCGGTGCCATCATCAAAATAACCAATACCAATCAAACTGTATTGAGCAACAATGAAGGCGAGTTTATTTTGAGCCTTAGCAATGGCAACTACTCCCTTTCCGTCTATTATCTAAGCCATAAACCTAAAACAGTTACACTACAGGTACCTTTAAATCATGAATTAATCATTGCGCTCCAAAATGACGATAATGAACTGCAAGAAGTAGAAATCAATGCAGGTTATTATACCGTAAAAGATAAAGAACGTACTGGCTCTATATCACGTGTTACCGCCGAAACGATCAGCAAACAGCCCATAAACAATCCTCTGCAGGCTTTACAGGGCAGAATGCCAGGTGTTATCGTTTCTCAGCAAAATGGGCTGGCTGGCGGCGCTTTCCAGGTGCAAATCCGTGGTCGAAACAGCATTGCCAATGGCAATGATCCCCTGTATATCATTAATGGCGTACCTTTTATTTCCGAATCATTAAATTCAAGTGCAGCCAGTGTACTGCAAGGAAAAGGAAGCCCTTTAAGTAGTTTTAATCCTTCGGATATAGAAAGCATTGAAGTATTAAAAGATGCCGATGCTACAGCCATTTATGGCAGTAAAGGAGCAAATGGGGTAATCCTCATCACCACAAAAGCGGGTACCAGTGGCAGCACAAAAGCAAACATAAATGTCTATAGTGGCGTATCAACCGTAACAAGAAAACTAAGTTTGTTAAACACGCCTCAATACCTCGAAATGCGGAAAGAGGCTTTTGCCAACGATCAACGTATACCAACAGTTCAAAATGCCCGCGACCTGATGGTATGGGATCAAACCCGATATACCAATTGGGAAGAGGAACTGATTGGAGGTACAGCATACATAAATAACGCTCAGCTAACTTTGTCAGGAGGCAATGAAAATACAAGTTTTCTGTTCAGCAGCGGCTATTGCAGGTCAACAACCGTCTTTCCGGGAAATTTTTCTGATACCAAAATATCAGGCAGTCTCAATCTGAATCATAGCGCCCCAAATCAGAAATTTAAAATCAACATCACGGCAAATTACAATACCGAGCGTAACCGACTACCGCTTACAGACATTACCAGCTATACTTTGTTTATGCCGCCAAACACGCCTGAAATTTATACAACGGACGAAAACTTTAACTGGGGACCGACCAATGCCACCTTTAGTAATCCCTATGCCCTGCTTACCGGAACATATGAAGTAAAAACCAATAATTTGATTGGCAATGCAATATTGAGTTACCAGGTAACCCCTAATTTAATGCTGAAAACAAGTTTAGGCTACCATACCATCCAGTTAGAAGATATACGCGCTAATCCACAAACTGCCATCAGCCCAACTTCCTTTATGCTTCCAAATGCCAATATAGGCGACAGGAAGCAGCAATCATTTATTGCAGAACCAACCATTAGCTACCATACTGCACTTTTTAAAGGCAAGCTAAACATGCTACTTGGTGCAACCGTTCAACAACGAACTGATGAAGGCAAAACACTTATTGCTACTTATAATGACGATACATTTTTAGGGATTCCATCAGCCGCCAGTAGTATTACCGCATCATCGCCAATAAGCTCGCGGTACAAATATCTAGGCATATTTGGCAGGATAAATTACAATTGGCAGGGCAAATATCTCTTCAATCTAACGATGAGACGGGATGGGTCGAGCAGGTTTGGTATAAACTCACGCTTTGCAAATTTTGGAGCCATTGGTACTGCCTGGGTATTTTCAAACGAACAATTTGCAAAGGACCTAAACTGGCTGAGTTTTGGAAAATTAAGGGCAAGTTATGGCAGCACCGGCAACGATCAGATTCCCGATTATGGTTATCTGGATACCTGGCTCCCTCAATATTATCCCTATCAGAATGTAGTTGGCTTGTCGCCAGCACGTTTAGCCAACCCCAATTACAGTTGGGAGGTAAACCGCAAAAAAGAAATAGCACTCGACCTGGGATTTTTTAACGACAGGCTAATGCTTTCAGTAGCTTATTACAATAGCCATTCTTCCAGTCAGCTGGTGGGTTATCCCCTGGCCTATACTACTGGATTTTCATCTATACAGGCCAATTTTCCGGCCCTGGTACAAAATACAAGTACCGAAATCAGCATCAACAGCATCAACTTTCAACGCAAAAGTTTTAAGTGGTCTACCGGACTAAACATCACCATCCCCGCAAGTAAACTGCTCTCCTACCCAGATCTGGCCGCATCCAGTTACACTTATTTTTATAAAATTGGTTATTCGATGAGCATGCAAAGTTATCTGCATTATACCGGAGTAAATAAAGAAACAGGCACATATGCATTTCAGGATGTAAATGAAAATGGCAATGACACAGATGACCCTGACGACTATCTTTTTTTGAAAGACACCAGGCAAAAAATTTATGGGGGACTGAATAACACCTTTACTTACAAGAATCTTGAAATGAGCTTTTTTGTCTCCTTTGTAAAACAACAGGGGCGAAATTATTTTTATGGAAATGCTTTTATGCCAGGTACACAAAGTAATCAGGCCAGTTTTATTCTTAACCGCTGGCAACCCTCAAATACCGATGCCCGCTACATGAAATTTTCATCTGCCAATCAGGCCGCTGCCTATAGCTATTACCGCAATAGCGATGCTGCCATCAGCGATGCATCTTATATCCGGTTACAAAATGTCTCCCTGTCCTATGCTTTAAGCGAAAAATGGGTTAAAAAGATGAAGCTCAGCAACTGCAGGCTATATGTACAGGGACAAAATCTGTTGACACTGACAAATTATCTTGGCCGAGACCCCGAATCACAAAGCATATATGCCCTTCCTCCATTAAAAACCATAACGGCCGGACTTCAAATCACCTTCTAA
- a CDS encoding class I SAM-dependent methyltransferase — MKKQQIQDTFGNIDIYLFDQLLKGTYDDCHKILDAGCGTGRNLLYLLKSGANVFGVDQNPEAIAQLRTLSSAFPQVDPDENFKVASVEQLPFENETFDLVISSAVLHFAENLSHFEAMLNSMWGVLKPGGYFFCRLASEIGIESLVRFIGNGRYLLPDGSERFLVNQEMLLRLTKKIGGELHEPIKTTNVQNMRSMTTWYVRKAI; from the coding sequence ATGAAAAAACAGCAGATTCAGGATACTTTCGGAAATATTGATATTTACTTATTTGACCAGTTGCTCAAAGGCACATATGATGATTGTCATAAGATTTTAGATGCTGGTTGCGGAACAGGAAGAAACCTGCTGTATTTGTTGAAAAGTGGTGCAAATGTTTTTGGGGTCGATCAAAACCCGGAAGCCATTGCGCAATTGAGAACCCTTTCTAGCGCATTTCCCCAGGTTGATCCGGATGAGAATTTTAAGGTAGCTTCAGTTGAGCAGCTGCCCTTTGAAAATGAAACCTTTGATCTGGTTATCAGTAGTGCTGTATTACATTTTGCAGAAAACCTCAGTCATTTTGAAGCTATGCTGAATTCCATGTGGGGTGTGCTTAAGCCCGGAGGGTATTTTTTCTGCCGGCTCGCCTCCGAGATCGGAATTGAATCCTTAGTTAGGTTTATTGGAAACGGTAGGTACTTGCTTCCAGATGGATCGGAGCGATTCCTTGTCAACCAGGAGATGCTGCTCAGACTCACCAAAAAAATAGGCGGAGAACTTCACGAGCCTATTAAAACTACTAATGTTCAAAACATGAGAAGTATGACTACCTGGTACGTGCGTAAAGCGATATAA